Proteins from one Bradyrhizobium roseum genomic window:
- a CDS encoding MFS transporter translates to MDERASRSTAGEGGERVIETDIPARLDSLRWGGFHTRVVAALGITWILDGLEVTLAGALSGALKESPTLKFSNFDVGLANSAYLAGAVIGALGFGWLTDRIGRKKLFFITLALYLSATAATALSWNVTSYALFRFLTGAGIGGEYTAINSTIQELVPARYRGWTDLVINGSFWIGAAMGAVGAIVLLDPALLAPDHGWRLAYFIGAALGLIVLLMRMWIPESPRWLMVHGRPEEAKAIVDEIEKASTRHSDHPAGEVFPKIRLKMRSHTPLGEVAHTLLTTYRQRSMVGLVLMVAQAFFYNAIFFTFALVLTDFFGIASNQVGWYILPFAAGNFLGPLLLGRLFDTLGRRMMIMVTYGASGILLALSGYLFSIGVLTAQTQTIAWMVIFFFASPAASAAYLTVSETFPLEVRALAIALFYAVGTGIGGVAGPALFGALVDTGSRNSVFAGYLFGSALMIVAAAVAWRYAVAAERKSLESVARPLAFVE, encoded by the coding sequence GTGGATGAACGTGCTTCCCGTTCCACGGCCGGCGAGGGTGGCGAGCGCGTCATCGAGACCGACATCCCGGCGCGGCTCGACAGCCTGCGCTGGGGCGGCTTTCACACCCGCGTCGTGGCGGCGCTCGGCATCACCTGGATTCTGGACGGGCTGGAAGTCACCTTGGCCGGTGCGCTGTCGGGCGCGCTGAAGGAAAGTCCGACGCTGAAATTTTCGAATTTCGACGTCGGCCTCGCCAACAGCGCCTATCTGGCGGGCGCCGTGATCGGCGCGCTCGGGTTCGGATGGCTGACCGACCGGATCGGGCGCAAGAAACTGTTCTTCATCACGCTCGCGCTCTATCTCAGCGCGACGGCGGCAACCGCGTTGTCGTGGAATGTAACGAGCTACGCGCTGTTTCGCTTCCTGACTGGTGCGGGGATCGGCGGCGAATACACCGCGATCAATTCGACGATCCAGGAACTGGTGCCGGCGCGCTATCGCGGCTGGACGGATCTGGTGATCAACGGCAGCTTCTGGATCGGCGCGGCGATGGGCGCTGTCGGCGCCATCGTGCTGCTCGATCCCGCCCTGCTCGCGCCCGATCACGGCTGGCGGCTGGCCTATTTCATCGGCGCAGCCCTCGGCCTGATCGTGCTGCTGATGCGGATGTGGATTCCGGAAAGCCCGCGCTGGCTGATGGTCCATGGCCGCCCGGAAGAGGCGAAGGCCATCGTCGACGAGATCGAAAAGGCATCGACCCGGCATTCGGATCATCCGGCCGGCGAGGTGTTTCCGAAGATCAGGCTGAAGATGCGCAGCCACACGCCGCTCGGAGAAGTCGCGCATACGCTGCTCACCACGTACCGGCAGCGTTCGATGGTCGGACTGGTGCTGATGGTCGCGCAGGCGTTCTTCTACAACGCGATCTTCTTCACGTTCGCGCTGGTGCTGACCGACTTCTTCGGCATCGCGTCCAACCAGGTCGGCTGGTACATCCTGCCGTTCGCGGCTGGAAACTTCTTGGGGCCGCTGCTGCTCGGCCGCCTGTTCGATACCCTGGGCCGGCGCATGATGATCATGGTGACCTATGGCGCGTCGGGCATCCTGCTGGCGCTGTCGGGCTATCTGTTCTCGATCGGCGTGCTGACGGCGCAGACCCAGACGATCGCCTGGATGGTGATCTTCTTCTTCGCCTCGCCGGCGGCGAGTGCGGCGTATCTGACCGTCAGCGAGACGTTTCCGCTGGAGGTGCGCGCGCTGGCCATCGCCTTGTTCTACGCGGTCGGAACCGGCATCGGCGGCGTGGCGGGGCCGGCTTTATTCGGTGCGCTGGTCGATACCGGATCGCGCAACAGCGTGTTCGCCGGCTACCTGTTCGGGTCGGCATTGATGATCGTGGCCGCGGCCGTCGCGTGGCGATACGCCGTCGCCGCCGAGCGAAAATCGCTCGAATCTGTCGCACGGCCGCTCGCCTTTGTGGAGTAG
- the otsB gene encoding trehalose-phosphatase — protein sequence MNEDLLEMPFEEDIAREDDAPPETVPVPRSLIPHLSQTAVLLDIDGTLLDLMPTPREVWVPPGLAKTLNRLMVKTNGALALVSGRSLNDIDLIFAPDHFPAVGGHGAEMRIEPDSGSVAAHAPPMDKELKRRLAAIAKLSPGILLEDKGYSLALHYRLAPQAEKAIYAAVSLIRADLPNAPIEVLPGKFVCEIKHSGFSKASGVHELMKREPFKGRRPFFIGDDVTDETVFAIMPDLDGLAFSVGRRAQGVAGHFDAPSDVRDFLTRLLDDETDASLP from the coding sequence ATGAATGAGGATCTGTTGGAAATGCCTTTCGAAGAAGACATCGCGCGCGAAGACGACGCCCCGCCGGAAACCGTTCCGGTGCCGCGCTCGCTGATTCCGCATCTGAGCCAGACGGCGGTGCTGCTTGACATCGACGGCACCCTGCTCGACCTGATGCCGACGCCGCGCGAAGTCTGGGTGCCGCCGGGCCTGGCGAAGACGCTGAACCGCCTGATGGTGAAAACCAACGGCGCGTTGGCGCTGGTCTCAGGCCGCTCGCTCAACGACATCGATCTGATTTTTGCCCCCGATCATTTTCCGGCGGTCGGCGGCCACGGCGCCGAGATGCGGATCGAGCCGGACAGCGGGTCGGTGGCCGCGCATGCGCCGCCGATGGACAAGGAATTGAAGCGGCGACTGGCGGCGATCGCCAAACTCAGCCCGGGGATTCTGCTGGAAGACAAGGGCTATTCGCTGGCGCTGCATTATCGCCTGGCGCCGCAGGCGGAGAAGGCGATCTATGCGGCGGTGTCGCTGATCCGGGCGGATCTCCCCAACGCGCCGATCGAGGTGCTGCCCGGCAAGTTCGTTTGCGAGATCAAGCATTCCGGATTCAGCAAGGCGAGCGGCGTGCACGAATTGATGAAGCGCGAACCGTTCAAGGGCCGTCGTCCGTTCTTCATCGGCGACGACGTTACCGACGAGACCGTGTTTGCGATCATGCCTGATCTCGATGGCCTTGCTTTCTCGGTCGGCCGTCGCGCCCAGGGTGTCGCCGGGCACTTCGATGCGCCGAGCGACGTCAGGGATTTCCTTACACGCCTGCTTGATGACGAAACGGACGCATCACTGCCATAA
- a CDS encoding methyl-accepting chemotaxis protein, which produces MRFQKLGGWSFRLPALRFRSKIMLGFTVVLAISAANMGFAYLGFERVSEGVDAYRHSVQEADLARDIDRELISYRSLARYFVVTGKEEDGKAALEAEARLKDAITASMKGTTDRARLEQIAKLEREFRTFTKIFADMLKVKDDSARIAQNQLARTGNSLRYKVDDLPSNAEDDEMPLITLGAKKVTEQFQAVTALANTFVVNSDQAVANSALARLKFVENALKAIATTNEKLLDGIKEIAGMLEEYRRSLAMLVGNAKEIEALIQEMTETVAEINKASAAMKSDLLADQKRLDAESDAVIIETERLIVMLAAGGLLLGCIWAFFLGIGISRPMTRMCGAMRELAAGNFDVVLPGLGRKDEVGEMASAVEEFKVQAVMRAERDAATQEAQSKAASAARRAELIRFADDFETAVGAIVANVSSSAVQLEAAAGTLTRTAETTQSLSSQVAGASEEASTNMQSVASATEELSASVDEIGRRVKESSQIAEAAVLQAEQTDGRIGKLSRAAQEIGDVVKLITAIAEQTNLLALNATIEAARAGDAGRGFAVVASEVKSLASQTAKATDEISNHISGMQGATQESVAAIKEIGGTIGKISDIASTIANAVAQQSSATQEIARSVQHVAQGTQEAATNVMHVNRGATETGTASEEVLNSARSLSSESTRLREELDRFMANIRAA; this is translated from the coding sequence ATGCGATTCCAGAAGCTTGGCGGCTGGTCTTTCAGACTTCCGGCCCTGCGATTCCGCTCCAAGATCATGCTCGGCTTCACCGTGGTGCTGGCGATTTCGGCCGCCAACATGGGCTTTGCCTATCTCGGCTTCGAGCGGGTTTCCGAGGGGGTGGATGCCTACCGGCACAGCGTGCAGGAGGCCGATCTGGCGCGCGATATCGATCGCGAGCTGATCTCCTACCGCTCGCTGGCCCGCTATTTCGTGGTGACCGGCAAGGAAGAGGACGGCAAGGCCGCGCTGGAGGCGGAAGCCCGCCTCAAGGATGCCATCACCGCCTCGATGAAGGGGACGACCGACCGGGCCCGGCTGGAGCAGATCGCGAAGCTGGAGCGCGAGTTCCGCACCTTCACGAAGATCTTTGCCGACATGCTCAAGGTCAAGGACGACAGCGCGCGCATCGCGCAGAACCAGCTGGCACGCACCGGCAATTCGCTGCGTTACAAGGTCGACGACCTGCCGAGTAACGCCGAAGACGACGAAATGCCCCTGATCACGCTGGGCGCCAAGAAGGTGACTGAGCAGTTTCAGGCGGTTACGGCGCTGGCCAATACGTTCGTCGTCAATTCTGACCAGGCGGTCGCCAACAGCGCCCTGGCGCGCCTGAAATTTGTCGAGAACGCGCTGAAGGCGATCGCAACCACCAACGAAAAGCTCCTGGACGGCATCAAGGAAATTGCCGGCATGCTGGAAGAATACCGCCGCTCGCTTGCCATGCTGGTCGGTAACGCCAAGGAGATCGAAGCGCTGATCCAGGAAATGACCGAGACGGTCGCCGAGATCAACAAGGCCTCGGCGGCGATGAAGTCGGATCTGCTGGCGGACCAGAAACGACTCGATGCCGAATCGGACGCCGTCATCATCGAAACCGAACGGCTGATCGTGATGCTGGCCGCCGGTGGCCTGCTGCTGGGTTGTATCTGGGCCTTCTTCCTCGGCATCGGCATTTCCCGTCCGATGACCAGGATGTGCGGCGCGATGCGCGAACTCGCCGCCGGCAATTTCGATGTCGTGCTGCCCGGCCTCGGCCGCAAGGACGAAGTCGGCGAAATGGCGAGCGCGGTCGAGGAGTTCAAGGTGCAGGCGGTCATGCGGGCCGAGCGCGACGCCGCCACCCAGGAAGCGCAGAGCAAGGCGGCGAGCGCCGCGCGCCGCGCCGAATTGATCCGTTTTGCCGACGATTTTGAGACCGCGGTCGGCGCCATCGTCGCCAACGTTTCATCGTCAGCCGTGCAACTCGAAGCCGCGGCAGGCACATTGACCCGAACCGCGGAGACCACCCAGAGCCTGTCGAGCCAGGTCGCCGGCGCCTCGGAAGAAGCCTCCACCAACATGCAGTCGGTGGCCTCCGCGACCGAGGAATTGTCGGCCTCCGTCGACGAGATCGGCCGGCGCGTCAAGGAGAGCAGCCAGATCGCGGAAGCGGCCGTGCTGCAGGCCGAGCAGACCGACGGGCGGATCGGCAAACTGTCGCGCGCCGCGCAGGAGATCGGCGACGTCGTCAAGCTGATCACCGCGATTGCCGAGCAGACCAATCTCCTGGCGCTGAACGCCACCATCGAGGCGGCGCGGGCCGGCGACGCCGGCCGCGGCTTTGCCGTGGTGGCGTCAGAAGTCAAATCGCTCGCCAGCCAGACCGCGAAGGCGACCGACGAGATTTCCAATCACATCTCGGGCATGCAGGGCGCGACGCAGGAATCCGTCGCCGCGATCAAGGAGATCGGCGGCACCATCGGAAAAATCTCCGACATCGCCTCCACCATCGCCAACGCCGTCGCGCAACAGAGCTCGGCGACCCAGGAGATCGCGCGCAGCGTGCAGCACGTGGCTCAAGGCACGCAGGAAGCCGCCACCAACGTCATGCACGTCAACCGCGGCGCCACCGAAACCGGCACGGCTTCCGAGGAGGTGCTGAACTCGGCGCGCTCGCTGTCGAGCGAAAGCACCCGGCTTCGCGAAGAGCTCGATCGCTTCATGGCGAACATCCGGGCGGCGTGA